The segment TTCCCGGGCGCGAATAACGTAAAGTTAGGGAGCGTAATCCACAGATTTCCCTCGCGCTGCCGCGCGCGTCGCGGCAGCGCTTTCAAGTGCATCGGGTGACCATGACTGACGACTCACGGCGCGGCCGAACCAACCCATCCGGCCGGGGCGACGGACCGCGATCCGGTGGGACTGGCCGCGGCCGCGGTGACAGCGGCGCGTCGGGCGATCAGGGGCATCGGCGCGGTCGGCCCGATGGGGACAAGGGCGGACGCGGCGGCCGGGACGGCCGCCGGGGCGGCGGTCCCGCCTCGCGTGGGGGGCGCGGTGGTGACCGCCAAGGGCGACGGGACCACCAGCGTCCCGACACCGAGCGGCGGGCCAAGGACCCCGACCAGCCGCCGGTCCCCGAGAGCGTCACCGCGCAGGAACTCGACGCGGAGATCCGTCAGGAACTCATCACCCTGCCCAAGACCCTGGCCGACCACATCGCCCGTCACCTGGTGATGGTCGGCACCTACCTGGACGAGGACCCCGAGCGCGCGCACCTGCACGCCGTCTACGCGCGCAAGAAGGCGTCCCGGGTCGGAGCCGTGCGCGAGGCGTCCGGCCTCGCCGCATACCGCGTCGGCAACTGGCAGGAGGCCCTGGCGGACCTGCGGGCCGCACGCCGTATGTCCGGACGCGACAACCTGCGCGCCGTGATGGCGGACTGCGAGCGCGGCCTGGGCCGTCCCGAGCGGGCGCTCGAACTGGTTCACTCCGCCGAGCTCGCGAACCGCCCCGACGAGGAACGCGTCGAGTTGCGCATCGTCGCGGCGGGCGCACGCCGGGACCTGGGCGAACCCGAGGCGGCACTGGTCGAGCTCAACGGCCCGGAACTCCAGGAACGCCGCGCCCGCCCCTGGGCCGCGCGCCTGTTCTACGTCTACGCCGACGTCCTGCTCGAGCTCGGTCGGGACAAGGACGCACGCGAGTTCTTCGCGAAGGCCTCCGCCGTGGACGCCGAAGGCGTCACCGACGCCGACGAACGCCTCGCCGAACTCGAGGGTCTCCACATCGTCGAAAGCGATGGCGACATCACCTGGACCGACGCCGAAGCCCCCGACGCCTGAGGCCCGAGCGAACGAACCGGGCGTCCCTCGCCGTCCGCGTTCGTCGCGATTCGCGTTTCCCCGGTTGACCACCGCCGTGGTTGAGGACCGCACCATCCTGCGTGGTGGCAGGGGTCGCCGGGTGCGGCGTGTTGGGAGAGCGGTGTCTCTGTCCGCTCCGTCCACGCTCATGGCGCCCCACGCAGGGCGTCACCCACGGGGCGATGGCGAGGGTGCGCCATCCGGTGTCGGTGCTGGCCGCTGTTCGTGGTGCTCGTGCTTCGTGTGTTCCCCGGTCGACCACGCCGGGCACGGCGGTCCTGCGTCGCCTGGCCGGCAACCTGAGGTGCGTCGCGTCGCCCGTACCCGGTCGTCGTGCCGTGGTGGGGCTGTATGTGCCCGCTTGAGGTAGACGTCGCCGTGTGGGTCGTGGTGTGTTCGTGGGGCGGTGTCTCTGGTCGCGTCCGCCGACGTTCGTCGTGCCGCACGCAGGGCGTCACCCACGGGGCGATGGCGAGGGTGCGCCATCCGGTATCGGTGCCGGGACACCGACGTTCGAGGTGGTCGTGCTTCGCCCGGCAGTCCTCCGCGGTGCCACCGGACCGGGGTACGGGCGCCATCCAGGGGCACACAGTGCGCGTCCTCCGTCCCCACGGCCGACGCGCCTCGCACGGCTGTCACCGTCGTGTGGGAGCCATGGTGTTGGAGGCAGGGATCGTCATCCTCCGTCGAGGACGCGGTGGAGCTCCGTTTCCCGCCCACCCGTCGCCGTCTCCCTCGGAGGGAAGCCTCGTCGTGGCCAGGTGTCGGCGCGGTGGGGCCCATGGCGTTTCGCGTGCGCCCCACCCACGGCGCGGAGTGCGCGTGCCACGGGTGGCCGATCCCGGTCGGCGCGCGGACGACCTCGGCGGGGGCTTCTCGTCCGCGGCCGCAACGGTGGCGAGTGGTGGTTCCGGCAGGGTGGAGCCCTCGTGTGGTGCCGAACCCGGGGCGTACTCAGCGCGCGACGTCCGGACGATGGGGCCCGGACGTGCGGGAGCCGCTACGCGCGGCGGGCTTGTCAGTGGGCGGAGAGCTGGTTCATGAGGTGTTCTCCCTCGGAGACGCTCCAGTACTCGACGAACCGCCCGTCGCGCACGCGGAGGATGTCGTGGCCGTGGAACTCCACGGGGGTACCCGCGGGGGCGGTGACTCCGGGGATCGCGTGGTCCCCGCCGGCGTAGGTGCCGCGACCCGCCCAGCGGGCGGCGACGAGGGTGTCGTCGATGACGGGGCCGACCACCGGTGTGAAGGTCAACGGAGCGAAGGGGAGTCGCCCCTCGCGGATGGTCGCGGCCAGGGCCTCGGGGCCTCGGACGGACGCCGGGCGTCCGGGCCAGTGGCCGACGAAGTCCGGGGTGACGAGTTCGGCGGCGATGTGCTCCAGGGTGTCGAGGTCACCGTTCCAGAGATCCGCCAACCAACGCCGGTAGAGTTCCGCATTAGTACCTGTGTTCGACATGTCGACACGGTATCACCGGGGCACTGTCGGCAGCGGGTCAGTCGAGGTCGCGGCGCAGTTCCACCTCGGTGATTCTCGGCCGGTAGCCAAGCCAGCGGTTCACCGCGAGCATGGGATCGTTGGTGGAGTCGTTGCCGGTGGTCGCCTCGCGTATGCCACGGTCCCGTGCCGCGTGCAGCGACACGGCCTTGACGTACTTGGCGTAGCCGCGACCACGGAACGCGCGCCGTACGCCGGTGAGGCCGGACCGGTAGCGGTGGCCGTCCACGAACGCCGTGGTGTGTCCCGCCGGGACGTCGCCGCTGAACACGACCAGACTCAGCTCGGGGTCCAGTGCGGGGTGATCCTTCCATCGCTCCCGCCACTCCTCGTAGCCGAATCCCGCGGTGCCGGATCCCGGCTCGTCGGAACTCGCCTCCAGGTCCAGTTCCCAGACGGTGCGTGAGACGGCGCCGACCTGTGCGAACGGGCGGACCTCCAGACCCTCGGGTCGGTCGGGGACCGGCGGCAACTCCTCGCGGAGATCCAACCACTGCTGGGACGCGGTGCGCTGGCGCCGATAGCCCCGGGCCTCGGCCCACGCGGCCGACGCGGCCTCCACCCACAGCTCCACCGTGCGCACACCCTGGGAGCGCAGATGGTCCTCGGCGGCTTCGAGGAGCCGAGTGCCGGCGCCCATCGCCCGGTGGGCGGGGTCGACGGCGAGGTCGATCACGCCCAGGGTGTCGGAGTCGGACTCCCAGTCGTGTTGGGCACGGACGAACCCGAGGACGTCGCCTCCGTCCGCGGCGACGAGGGCCGTCTGCCGTGCCACCGCCGGGGTGGACTCCACGCTCCACCGGATGACCTCCGGCGTGGAGACGAAGTGCGGAGCCACCACGGTCGCGATGGCGCTGACGAGCGTGCAGTCGTCCGGTGTCCAGGAACGAATGGAGTAGGCCATCGACGGACCGTAGTGGAGTCCCGACATGGTGGTCCACCGATTTTCCCGGGGCGAGGCCCTCAGTCGTGGTCGGTGACCTCCAGACGCACGCGCTTGTTGGCCTTGCCCTTGGACTCGGTCTTCGTCACGACCACGCGTCGCACCTCGGCCGTGCTGACGACGTGGGTTCCGCCGTCGGCCTGTTTGTCCAGCCCAACGATGTCGATCACTCGTAGCGGGTCGATCTCCCTCGGGATGAGGTTCGCCGCGGTGCGGATGAGGGCGGGGTCGCTGTCGGCGTCGTCGCGGCCCACGAAGTCCACGACGATCTCGCGCGCCCGCTCGATCTCGTCGTTGATGCGGCGTTCGAGGAGCGAGCCGAACTCGGTGGTGATTCCCTCCAGTGGGAAGTCCAGGCGCCCCTTCCCGGGCTCCATGTTGCCGCCCGTCACGGGAAGCTGGAACTCGCTCCAGAGCACGCCGCAGAGGATGTGCAGGGCGGTGTGGGTCCGCATCGTCAGGTGGCGTCGCGGCCAGTCGATGGACCCGGCGACCTCGGTGCCGACCGTGGGCACCTCGGGAGCGTCCACCCAGTGCCACAGGTGTTCCCCGTCCCGCTTGACCTTGGTGACGGGGGCCGATCCGCCGTCCCAGCGCAGGGTTCCGACGTCGTGCGGTTGCCCACCGCCCCCGGGAAAGAAGGCCGTGCGCGCCAACGCGACCCGCCCCTGGTCGTGGTCGGCCGCCACGACGGTCGCGTCGAAGTCGGCGAGGTAGGCGTCCACGGCGAACAGCTCGGTGCGTGCCAGCTCGGCCGGTGCGTTGCGTGTGGTGTGACCCGGGACTCCCATGGTGTGCTCCCTCACAGGTGACGGTGTGGCGGAAGCCTACCGAGGCCGGAGGGTCGTGGTGAGCGGCGTCGCCCGATCCCATCGTGGGAGTGCGGTACCTACCGCCAATAGTTTTGTACTTTCCGATACAGAATGGGGTAGGCTGCGACACATGGCGAGACCACGAACGTTCGACGAAGACGCCGTCCTGGACGCGGCGGCCGACGAGTTCCGAGTCCACGGATTCGCGGATACGTCGACCGAGCGGCTCTGCGTCGCGACCGGGGTGCGTCGGAGCAGCCTGTACAACGCCTTCGTCTCCAAGGAGGAGCTGTTCGTGCGCGCTCTGGAGCGTTACACGAGGACCACCCGTCAACGCCAGGCCGAGGCCCTCGAGGTCGACGGTAGCGGGGGGGACCGCGTTCGCGCGCTGGTCGAGCTCGTGCTCAACGAGGAGCGGATCGCCGCGCGCGACGGACACGCGGCGGGTTGCATGGTCGTCCACACGTTGATGTCGCCCGAGGTGAGGGAGCGGGACCCACGCGTCGCCCGAATCCTGGACGACGATGTCGAGCGACGCCTCGGTGCGATCGCCGACGCCCTCAGGATTGGTCAGAGTGACGGCTCGGTGCGCGCCGACGTCGACCCGCGCGAGGGTGCGCTCCTGCTGACGACCCTCATCGCGGGCTTGCGGGTCACGGCCCAGGCGGGCACCGACCCCGAGGTGCTCCAGCGCGTGGCCGAGAGCGGCCTCGGGGCCCTCCTGTCCTGACTTGACGAGACATCCCCACGGCGGGTCCCGTTCGCATGCCCTTGTTTTGGATCACAAAATACAAATCGATCTCTGGAGTCCCTGTGCCCCGATCGGTATATGCCCTCGCGTTGGGCGTCTTCACAGTGGTGACGAGCGAGTTCGCGGTCGCCGGACTAATGCCCCAGCTGGCCGTCGGCCTCGAGACGACGGTGTCGGAGATCGGGTACCTGGTCGCGGTCTTCGCCCTGGCGATGGCCGTGGGCGGGCCACCGATCGCCGGCGCGATGCTCCGTCTGTCAGGCCGGACCTCGCTCTTGATACTGCTCGGGGGGTTCATCCTCGGCAATCTGGTCGCGGCGGTCGCCACCGACTACTGGGTGATGGTGCTGGCGCGTCTCGTCACCGGGGCCTCGTCGGGCGCGTTCTTCGGCGTGGCCGTGACGCTCGCCGGCACATTGGTTCCCGTCGGCCAGCGAGTGCGCGCGATCGGGACGACGATGCAGGGCCTGATGCTAGGCACGACGCTCGGGTTGCCGTTCGCCACGTGGCTCGGCGGGCAGTGGGGGTGGCGGTGGGCGTTCGGGGCGATCGTCCTGCTCGCGGTGAGCGTGGCTCTGGTCATCCTTCGGCTCGTTCCTCGCGTGGCGACGAACGCCGGCGGCTCGATGCGTGGCGAACTCGGCGTCTTCCGGTCGGTTCGACTCTGGGGCACGCTGACGACGTCCACGCTGGTGATCGCGGCGACGTTCGCGGCGTTCTCCTACTTCACTCCGGTGCTCAACGACGTGACCGGCATGCCGCTGAGCTCAGTCCCCTGGCTCCTCATGATGTACGGAGGGGCGACCGTGCTGGGCAACGCCGTCGTGGCGCGTCTCGCGTCGGGGAACCCACTGCTCGTCCTGGCCGCCGGGATCTCCCTGAACGCGGCGTTCCTGACGGTGTTCGCGGTCGCTGCGGGCACACCATGGCTGGCGATCCCCGCGATGATGGGGATCGGATTGGTCGGCGTCACCATGAACCCGGCGCTGGTCAATCGGGTGCATCGTGGGGAACGCCGGAACGCTCGTCAACACCGTGCACGGATCCATGATCACCCTTGGCGTGATGCTCGGGTCCACGGTGGGCGGAGTCGGCATCGAGGTCGCCGGCCTGCGGGCTCCGTTGTGGATCGGTGTGGGCCTGGCGGTCCTCGCGCTCGTCACGCTCATCCCGGACCGGCGCCCCCGCGCCGTCGGTACCGTCCCAGGGCCGGTGTCCACCGACGCCAACGGACACCCAGACGCCGCAGGGGAGGGTCGCGTGCGCTGACCGCGACCGGGCCATGGCGGGGACGCGGTCCGACGGGCCGGTCGGTTACAGGGCCAGTTTGAGGCCCTCGTGCGTGGCGGTGTAGCCCAGGCGGTCGTAGAACCGTCGCGCGTCGACGCGGGTCTTGTCCGTCGTCAGTTGGGCGAGTGTGGCGCCGTTGCGGCGTCCGAAGTCGTGGGCCCAGTCGAAGAGCCGCGATCCCAGGCCTGTTCCCCGGGCCGTGCTGGCCAGGCGCACCGCCTCGATCTGCAGGCGGGTCGCACCGCCCCGGGACAATCCGGGGATCAGGGTGAGCTGCATCGTTCCGGCCAGTGCACCGTAGGCGTCGCGGACGACAGCGAGGAACTGGTTGGGGTCTTGGTCGATGGCCTGGAACGCCCGTTCATAGGCGCTGGAGTCCGCGTTCTCGCGTCCCGCTCCGAGCACGTCGTCCCGGAGCAGAGCGACCAAGGAGGTCACGTCCTCGGCGGTGGCGCGCCGCACGGTGAACTCGTCGCCGTTGACATCGATAACGTCCATCCCGTCATTCTTCCTGGTCGTCCTCGCGCGTCGGGCATCCGGGTGCGGGCACGACGACGTGGGTTCGACCTTCGCCATGGGCGTCCACCGCGGGGTTGTGTCCCTCCAGGTAGTGACTCAGCGCCGCGGAGGCGCGCAGGCGACTGCGGCTTCGGGTGTCCAGTTCCTGTTCGCGTTTGGCGAGTTCCGCCCGGACGCGTTCCGGATTCCCGGTGGCGCGCAGCTCCGCGACGATCGCCCGGACGATCGGTAGTGGGTAGTCGGCGCGCCGCAGCAGGGCGACCACGCGCGCCAGACGTTGTTCCCTGGCGTCGAACATCCGGTAGCGGTTCTGTGGTGTGCGGACCGGTCGGAGTAGACCGTGGTACTCCCACAACCGCAGCGCCGACGTCCGCACGCCGGTCACCGCCGCGACCTCGCCGATACGCGCGGGCCGGCCGCTGTGCACCGGGCCCAGCTCAGGGTCGACCACGAGGACGTCCAGCGCGCTGAGCACCTCGGCGATCTCGCGGCGCTCCTCGTGCAACGCCGCGTGGCTCTGGTCCAGCAGGGACAGCGCCGTGGCGACGTCGCCGGCGTGGACCGCCCGCATGATTCCCGGGGTCCGTGTCCAGCCGTGCCCCTCCAACATGGTGCGGACCAGGGTGATGGCCTCGGCGTGGTGAGCGGTGAACAGGCGGTAGCCGGTGGGGGTGCGTTCCACGGCGGGGAGCAGGCCCAGCGCCACGTAGTTGCGTACCTGTTGGGTGGAGATCCCGGCCCGGCGCGCGAGATCCACGGTCCGTAAACGTCGACCCCGCGCCGCGCCGTCGTGAGCATGGTCCACTGACACGCACCCGATGCTACAACCTCGCGTCCTAGTTGAGACTTCTGACCCCGGACGGAAGCTCGACCAGTGACAGCGGACGAAAAAGTCTTAATGGGACGTTCAATGAGAGAATTGAATCATCCCCGACCATTCCGTCGTCAGACGATCATGCCTGGAGGACGTGTGTCCGAGTACTCGACATCGGCAGAACCAACCAGTGACACCACGCCAGGCGACGTCCGCGCCCCCGCGGACCGACACGACGTGATCCACG is part of the Spiractinospora alimapuensis genome and harbors:
- a CDS encoding MerR family DNA-binding transcriptional regulator yields the protein MDLARRAGISTQQVRNYVALGLLPAVERTPTGYRLFTAHHAEAITLVRTMLEGHGWTRTPGIMRAVHAGDVATALSLLDQSHAALHEERREIAEVLSALDVLVVDPELGPVHSGRPARIGEVAAVTGVRTSALRLWEYHGLLRPVRTPQNRYRMFDAREQRLARVVALLRRADYPLPIVRAIVAELRATGNPERVRAELAKREQELDTRSRSRLRASAALSHYLEGHNPAVDAHGEGRTHVVVPAPGCPTREDDQEE
- a CDS encoding TetR/AcrR family transcriptional regulator → MARPRTFDEDAVLDAAADEFRVHGFADTSTERLCVATGVRRSSLYNAFVSKEELFVRALERYTRTTRQRQAEALEVDGSGGDRVRALVELVLNEERIAARDGHAAGCMVVHTLMSPEVRERDPRVARILDDDVERRLGAIADALRIGQSDGSVRADVDPREGALLLTTLIAGLRVTAQAGTDPEVLQRVAESGLGALLS
- a CDS encoding ester cyclase; protein product: MSNTGTNAELYRRWLADLWNGDLDTLEHIAAELVTPDFVGHWPGRPASVRGPEALAATIREGRLPFAPLTFTPVVGPVIDDTLVAARWAGRGTYAGGDHAIPGVTAPAGTPVEFHGHDILRVRDGRFVEYWSVSEGEHLMNQLSAH
- a CDS encoding MFS transporter, translated to MPRSVYALALGVFTVVTSEFAVAGLMPQLAVGLETTVSEIGYLVAVFALAMAVGGPPIAGAMLRLSGRTSLLILLGGFILGNLVAAVATDYWVMVLARLVTGASSGAFFGVAVTLAGTLVPVGQRVRAIGTTMQGLMLGTTLGLPFATWLGGQWGWRWAFGAIVLLAVSVALVILRLVPRVATNAGGSMRGELGVFRSVRLWGTLTTSTLVIAATFAAFSYFTPVLNDVTGMPLSSVPWLLMMYGGATVLGNAVVARLASGNPLLVLAAGISLNAAFLTVFAVAAGTPWLAIPAMMGIGLVGVTMNPALVNRVHRGERRNARQHRARIHDHPWRDARVHGGRSRHRGRRPAGSVVDRCGPGGPRARHAHPGPAPPRRRYRPRAGVHRRQRTPRRRRGGSRALTATGPWRGRGPTGRSVTGPV
- a CDS encoding tetratricopeptide repeat protein; the protein is MTDDSRRGRTNPSGRGDGPRSGGTGRGRGDSGASGDQGHRRGRPDGDKGGRGGRDGRRGGGPASRGGRGGDRQGRRDHQRPDTERRAKDPDQPPVPESVTAQELDAEIRQELITLPKTLADHIARHLVMVGTYLDEDPERAHLHAVYARKKASRVGAVREASGLAAYRVGNWQEALADLRAARRMSGRDNLRAVMADCERGLGRPERALELVHSAELANRPDEERVELRIVAAGARRDLGEPEAALVELNGPELQERRARPWAARLFYVYADVLLELGRDKDAREFFAKASAVDAEGVTDADERLAELEGLHIVESDGDITWTDAEAPDA
- a CDS encoding GNAT family N-acetyltransferase produces the protein MDVIDVNGDEFTVRRATAEDVTSLVALLRDDVLGAGRENADSSAYERAFQAIDQDPNQFLAVVRDAYGALAGTMQLTLIPGLSRGGATRLQIEAVRLASTARGTGLGSRLFDWAHDFGRRNGATLAQLTTDKTRVDARRFYDRLGYTATHEGLKLAL
- a CDS encoding GNAT family N-acetyltransferase — translated: MAYSIRSWTPDDCTLVSAIATVVAPHFVSTPEVIRWSVESTPAVARQTALVAADGGDVLGFVRAQHDWESDSDTLGVIDLAVDPAHRAMGAGTRLLEAAEDHLRSQGVRTVELWVEAASAAWAEARGYRRQRTASQQWLDLREELPPVPDRPEGLEVRPFAQVGAVSRTVWELDLEASSDEPGSGTAGFGYEEWRERWKDHPALDPELSLVVFSGDVPAGHTTAFVDGHRYRSGLTGVRRAFRGRGYAKYVKAVSLHAARDRGIREATTGNDSTNDPMLAVNRWLGYRPRITEVELRRDLD
- a CDS encoding alanyl-tRNA editing protein: MGVPGHTTRNAPAELARTELFAVDAYLADFDATVVAADHDQGRVALARTAFFPGGGGQPHDVGTLRWDGGSAPVTKVKRDGEHLWHWVDAPEVPTVGTEVAGSIDWPRRHLTMRTHTALHILCGVLWSEFQLPVTGGNMEPGKGRLDFPLEGITTEFGSLLERRINDEIERAREIVVDFVGRDDADSDPALIRTAANLIPREIDPLRVIDIVGLDKQADGGTHVVSTAEVRRVVVTKTESKGKANKRVRLEVTDHD